One genomic window of Streptomyces sp. WP-1 includes the following:
- a CDS encoding Lrp/AsnC family transcriptional regulator: MESDYDELDRRLVHALQIDGRAPFSTIAAVLGVSDRTVARRYARLRSAGSVRVLGGVDPTALGAVLWFLRVRCAPAASLPVAEALAARPDTSWVSLNSGGTEITCVVRTESEADSEALLLAKLPRTPRVEGVTAHSVLHAFYGGPDNLVGKLGWLDAAAVERLRPPPVPHRPGPVRLDDGDRRLLALLATDGRAGYEQLAAATGWSPTTVRRRMTELREHGVLYLDLDVDWHVFGQNARTLLWLSVEPAHLEEAGRALAGHPEIAFAAATTGPTNLYASVVCANQRDLYRYLTTRIAALPAITHLETAPVIRTVKQAGNRM; encoded by the coding sequence GTGGAATCCGACTACGACGAGCTGGACCGTCGGCTCGTGCACGCCCTGCAGATCGACGGCCGTGCACCGTTCAGCACGATCGCCGCGGTTCTGGGCGTCTCGGATCGCACCGTCGCGCGCCGCTACGCCCGGTTGCGGTCGGCCGGGTCGGTGCGGGTGCTCGGCGGGGTCGATCCCACCGCGCTGGGCGCCGTCCTGTGGTTCCTGAGGGTGCGCTGTGCGCCCGCCGCGTCGCTCCCGGTCGCCGAGGCGCTCGCCGCCCGCCCCGACACGTCCTGGGTGAGCCTCAACTCCGGTGGCACCGAGATCACTTGTGTGGTCCGCACCGAGAGCGAGGCGGACAGCGAGGCACTGCTGCTGGCCAAACTCCCCCGCACCCCGCGCGTGGAGGGCGTGACCGCGCACTCCGTGCTGCACGCCTTCTACGGCGGCCCGGACAACCTGGTCGGCAAACTTGGGTGGTTGGACGCGGCGGCGGTCGAGCGGCTGCGCCCGCCTCCGGTGCCGCACCGGCCGGGACCGGTACGGCTCGACGACGGCGACCGCAGGCTCCTCGCCCTGCTCGCCACCGACGGCCGGGCCGGGTACGAGCAACTGGCCGCGGCGACCGGCTGGTCGCCGACGACGGTCCGGCGCCGGATGACGGAGCTGCGCGAACACGGCGTGCTCTACCTGGACCTCGACGTCGACTGGCACGTGTTCGGCCAGAACGCCCGCACCCTGCTCTGGCTCTCGGTCGAACCCGCCCACCTGGAGGAGGCCGGCCGGGCGCTGGCCGGGCATCCGGAGATCGCCTTCGCCGCGGCCACCACCGGCCCGACCAATCTGTACGCGAGCGTGGTCTGCGCCAACCAGCGGGACCTGTACCGGTACCTGACCACCCGCATCGCCGCGCTCCCGGCCATCACCCACCTGGAGACGGCACCGGTGATCAGGACCGTCAAGCAGGCGGGCAACCGGATGTAG
- a CDS encoding FAD-dependent monooxygenase has protein sequence MDTDVLVVGAGPTGMTLANELLLAGVSTVLVDRLARRSELSKAGGVQSRTLEALDQRGLLEPLLATGDHPVTTGHFAGIPLPLQGGRHHLPWRSVPQVVIEGFFERHLAAHGLHARRDRELVGLAQDDEQVTATFADGTALRSRYLVAADGAHSTVRSLLRAEFPGEPGTLTIVAADVRLGGTDPATSHTWGEDGHWAALFPLGTDARGRPLRRLVLGGPDRSLPREVPVTEDEIRDGLRTVFGTRVELRELCYARRITNASRQVEQYRHGRVFLAGDAAHVHLPLGAQGMNTGMQDALNLGWKLGAAVHGWAPGNLLDTYHAERHPAGAAVLRNVRAQSLLMDWAGTRDADVLAAREIFTDMAELPEVQGYLGDLMSGMAIRYPMPGTASQPLVGRPAPDLDLGPARVHELLRSGRGVLLDPADAFAEAAGPWSDRVDRAGKGAGIEPMLIRPDGYVCWAGADGADGLEAALTHWFGGPVAGAPPLRRGGAPATGPTGSSRRT, from the coding sequence GTGGACACCGATGTGCTCGTCGTCGGCGCCGGCCCGACCGGTATGACGCTGGCCAACGAGCTGCTGCTGGCGGGGGTTTCGACCGTGCTGGTCGACCGGCTCGCGCGGCGCAGCGAGCTGTCCAAGGCGGGCGGTGTGCAGTCCCGCACCCTGGAGGCGCTCGACCAGCGAGGGCTGCTGGAACCCCTGCTGGCCACCGGGGACCACCCCGTCACCACCGGCCACTTCGCCGGAATCCCCCTCCCGCTCCAGGGCGGACGGCACCATCTGCCCTGGCGGTCCGTGCCGCAGGTGGTGATCGAGGGGTTCTTCGAGCGGCATCTCGCCGCGCACGGCCTGCACGCCCGCCGGGACCGCGAACTGGTCGGCCTCGCCCAGGACGACGAGCAGGTCACCGCGACCTTCGCCGACGGTACGGCCCTGCGCTCCCGTTACCTCGTCGCGGCCGACGGCGCCCACAGCACCGTACGGTCGCTGCTGCGGGCCGAATTCCCCGGTGAGCCCGGTACGTTGACGATCGTGGCGGCCGATGTGCGGCTCGGCGGCACCGATCCGGCCACCTCGCACACCTGGGGCGAGGACGGCCACTGGGCGGCTCTGTTCCCGCTCGGCACCGATGCGCGGGGCAGGCCGCTGCGGCGGCTGGTCCTCGGCGGGCCGGACCGGTCGCTGCCGAGGGAGGTCCCGGTCACCGAGGACGAGATCCGCGACGGTCTGCGCACCGTGTTCGGGACGCGGGTGGAGCTGCGCGAACTGTGCTATGCCCGCCGTATCACCAACGCCTCGCGGCAGGTCGAGCAGTACCGGCACGGGCGGGTGTTCCTGGCGGGCGACGCCGCCCATGTCCACCTTCCGCTCGGCGCGCAGGGCATGAACACCGGGATGCAGGACGCGCTCAACCTCGGCTGGAAGCTCGGCGCCGCCGTGCACGGCTGGGCGCCGGGGAACCTGCTCGACACGTATCACGCGGAACGGCATCCGGCCGGGGCCGCCGTACTGCGCAACGTCCGCGCGCAGAGCCTGCTGATGGACTGGGCGGGCACCCGCGACGCGGATGTGCTGGCCGCCCGGGAGATCTTCACGGACATGGCCGAACTCCCTGAAGTCCAGGGATACCTGGGCGACTTGATGTCCGGGATGGCCATCCGTTATCCGATGCCCGGCACCGCGTCTCAACCGCTCGTCGGCCGGCCCGCACCGGACCTGGACCTCGGCCCGGCCCGGGTGCACGAACTGCTGCGGTCCGGGCGCGGTGTCCTGCTGGACCCGGCCGACGCGTTCGCCGAGGCCGCGGGGCCCTGGTCGGACCGGGTGGACCGGGCGGGCAAGGGCGCGGGTATCGAACCGATGCTCATCCGGCCGGACGGCTATGTGTGCTGGGCGGGCGCGGACGGTGCGGACGGCCTGGAAGCGGCGCTCACCCACTGGTTCGGCGGCCCGGTGGCCGGCGCCCCGCCCCTCCGGAGGGGCGGGGCGCCGGCCACCGGGCCTACGGGCAGCTCTCGCCGAACTTGA
- a CDS encoding TetR/AcrR family transcriptional regulator encodes MSPRSASVNEELRRRSRERLLQAAVELVDERGFEATTLGDIADRAGSARGLVSYYFPGKRQLVQSAVHRLMHRTLEEALERPPRSEDGRERLARAVDAILGLARDRPVLMRQHMAGLLQAEGFVECPEQRRLSELLGDTVARYGSAADVTAGYPMLRAQLMGAVYAALVPGVPMPVPALRAELFRRYGLDWELGVPPERDAGCGTAGRDLSRFFATGERPEGS; translated from the coding sequence ATGTCCCCGCGCAGCGCCTCGGTCAATGAAGAGTTGCGAAGGCGTTCCCGGGAGCGGCTGCTCCAGGCCGCCGTGGAGCTGGTGGACGAGCGGGGCTTCGAGGCCACGACGCTCGGCGACATCGCGGACCGCGCCGGTTCCGCCCGCGGTCTGGTGTCGTACTACTTCCCCGGCAAGCGCCAGCTGGTGCAGTCCGCCGTGCACCGGCTGATGCACCGCACGCTGGAGGAGGCGCTGGAGCGGCCCCCGCGCAGCGAGGACGGCCGGGAGCGGCTGGCACGTGCCGTCGACGCGATCCTCGGGCTGGCCCGCGACCGGCCGGTGCTGATGCGCCAGCACATGGCGGGGCTGCTCCAGGCCGAGGGCTTCGTGGAGTGCCCGGAGCAGCGGCGGCTCTCGGAGCTGCTCGGTGACACGGTCGCCCGGTACGGCTCGGCGGCGGATGTGACGGCCGGCTACCCGATGCTGCGGGCCCAGCTGATGGGCGCGGTGTACGCGGCCCTGGTCCCGGGTGTGCCCATGCCGGTTCCCGCGCTGCGCGCCGAGCTGTTCCGGCGCTACGGGCTCGACTGGGAGCTGGGGGTGCCGCCGGAGCGGGACGCCGGGTGCGGGACCGCGGGACGCGATCTGTCGCGGTTCTTCGCGACCGGGGAGCGCCCGGAGGGGTCGTAG
- a CDS encoding HAD family hydrolase — protein MTAVLFDFSGTLFRVGSTGSWLRATLDGTGRDLPEPELKEAARASEAAGALPGGVAPVRVPEGLAGLWARRDESAELHRAAFTGMSRLVPLPDPGLHDALYARHMTPAAWTAYPDAPEVLRVLRERGIGVAVVSDIGCDPRPVFRAHGLAPFVGACVLSYEHGVRKPDVRLFSVACAALGADPRRTLMVGDSREADGGAAALGCRVHFVDHLPAADRPDALLPVLDLAAGLASDPA, from the coding sequence GTGACTGCCGTGCTGTTCGACTTCTCCGGGACGCTGTTCCGCGTCGGGTCCACCGGGTCCTGGCTGCGGGCGACGCTGGACGGGACCGGGCGGGACCTTCCCGAGCCCGAACTGAAGGAAGCGGCACGGGCGTCGGAGGCGGCCGGCGCGCTGCCGGGCGGGGTGGCGCCGGTGCGGGTGCCCGAGGGGCTGGCCGGGCTGTGGGCGCGCCGGGACGAGAGCGCGGAGCTGCACCGGGCGGCGTTCACGGGCATGTCCCGGCTGGTGCCGCTGCCCGATCCCGGTCTGCATGACGCGCTCTACGCGCGGCACATGACCCCCGCCGCCTGGACCGCCTACCCGGACGCCCCGGAGGTGCTGCGCGTCCTGCGCGAGCGCGGTATCGGCGTGGCGGTGGTCAGCGACATCGGCTGCGATCCGCGCCCGGTCTTCCGCGCGCACGGCCTCGCCCCGTTCGTGGGCGCCTGTGTGCTGTCGTACGAGCACGGGGTGCGGAAGCCGGACGTGCGGCTGTTCTCGGTCGCCTGCGCGGCGCTCGGCGCCGATCCCCGGCGGACGCTGATGGTCGGTGACAGCAGGGAGGCGGACGGGGGCGCGGCGGCGCTCGGCTGCCGGGTGCACTTCGTGGACCATCTGCCGGCCGCCGACCGCCCCGACGCGCTGCTGCCGGTTCTCGACCTGGCCGCGGGTCTCGCCTCGGACCCGGCCTGA
- a CDS encoding PASTA domain-containing protein, which translates to MRTRIISAALLCAAVGLTACQPADNGSGGGNSSTTPGSSASKSGTSAHAAPKAVRNFVGMGLQSAQDAAQADGFYSLKSHDALGRDRMQALDRNWKVCSQNVAPGRSVPTRTTLDFGAVKLAESCPGTDQKEPTVQGGRMPDFKGKSVKAARAALDSGTSITVKDASADGRWVLVESNWQVCGQTPAAGSALRGQPVTFTAVKFGESCP; encoded by the coding sequence GTGCGGACCCGCATCATCAGCGCTGCCCTGCTCTGCGCCGCGGTCGGGCTGACCGCCTGCCAGCCGGCCGACAACGGATCCGGTGGGGGCAACTCCTCTACGACGCCAGGTAGTTCGGCCTCCAAGAGCGGCACGTCGGCGCACGCGGCACCGAAGGCCGTGCGGAACTTCGTCGGGATGGGCCTCCAGTCCGCGCAGGACGCCGCGCAGGCCGACGGCTTCTACTCGCTGAAGTCGCACGACGCGCTCGGCCGCGACCGTATGCAGGCCCTCGACCGGAACTGGAAGGTGTGCTCCCAGAACGTGGCCCCGGGCAGATCGGTGCCGACGCGCACGACACTGGACTTCGGCGCGGTGAAGCTGGCGGAGTCCTGCCCCGGCACGGACCAGAAGGAGCCGACCGTCCAGGGCGGCAGGATGCCCGACTTCAAGGGCAAATCCGTGAAGGCGGCGCGCGCGGCCCTGGACTCGGGCACGTCGATCACGGTCAAGGACGCCTCCGCGGACGGCCGTTGGGTCCTGGTGGAGAGCAACTGGCAGGTGTGCGGGCAGACACCGGCCGCGGGCAGCGCGCTGCGCGGGCAGCCGGTCACGTTCACCGCGGTCAAGTTCGGCGAGAGCTGCCCGTAG
- a CDS encoding M56 family metallopeptidase produces the protein MMVPVVLLLLGALTAVLGPRLLARADWPDREPVVALWAWQCVVAAVLLCCALSMTLSAAAAWAPVRGQVFARAPRAVVDAYALGTASPWAATTAVLLACAGLWSAAMLVREIVRSGARRRAQRAELLVRAPLLPGEEPGEGRLVVLEDGRPDAWWLAGATPRLVVTTAALRRLKERQLDALLAHERGHAQARHDWLLHCSAALADGFPQVPVFAAFRDEMHRLVELAADDTASRRFGRLTTALALVELNEERGVFGPSPTPEAHVPQRVDRLLTPPDRLPALHRLRLTAVAALVPALPVLLTLVPGLRALG, from the coding sequence ATGATGGTCCCGGTGGTCCTGTTGCTGCTCGGCGCTCTCACCGCCGTCCTCGGTCCGCGGCTGCTCGCCCGCGCCGACTGGCCGGACCGCGAACCGGTCGTCGCCCTGTGGGCGTGGCAGTGCGTCGTGGCGGCCGTCCTGCTGTGCTGCGCGCTGTCGATGACGCTGAGCGCCGCCGCGGCCTGGGCGCCGGTGCGCGGGCAGGTGTTCGCGCGGGCGCCGCGCGCGGTCGTGGACGCGTACGCCCTCGGCACCGCGAGCCCCTGGGCGGCCACCACCGCCGTGCTGCTGGCCTGCGCCGGGCTGTGGAGCGCGGCCATGCTGGTGCGGGAGATCGTACGATCCGGCGCGCGACGGCGTGCGCAGCGGGCCGAACTCCTGGTGCGCGCGCCGCTGTTGCCCGGTGAGGAGCCGGGAGAGGGGCGGCTCGTGGTGCTGGAGGACGGGCGGCCCGACGCCTGGTGGCTGGCCGGTGCGACGCCCCGGCTGGTCGTCACCACGGCCGCGTTGCGGCGCCTGAAGGAGCGCCAGCTGGACGCGCTGCTGGCCCATGAGAGGGGGCACGCGCAGGCCCGGCACGACTGGCTGCTGCACTGCTCGGCGGCGCTCGCGGACGGGTTCCCGCAGGTACCGGTGTTCGCCGCGTTCCGGGACGAGATGCACCGGCTGGTCGAGCTGGCCGCCGACGACACCGCCTCGCGGCGCTTCGGCCGGCTGACGACCGCGCTCGCACTGGTCGAACTCAACGAGGAGCGGGGCGTGTTCGGCCCCAGTCCGACCCCCGAGGCGCATGTGCCCCAGCGGGTGGACCGGCTCCTCACCCCGCCCGACCGGCTCCCCGCCCTGCACCGGCTGCGGCTCACGGCGGTCGCCGCGCTGGTACCGGCACTCCCGGTGCTGCTGACGCTGGTGCCGGGACTGCGCGCGCTGGGCTGA